A window of the Bradyrhizobium diazoefficiens genome harbors these coding sequences:
- a CDS encoding substrate-binding domain-containing protein, with protein sequence MRNLKTLLLGSVAFAAMGVASESAQAQSVAFGAGATFPQIVYRQLMDCIYTQAQGSTGKPGPMAKAMSCGGFNTSGIGGAILYAATGSGNGKTVLRTNDKTQIGTPSSSAPAYTSSNFGINNISDYDGVQFVGSDDVVNAADMTAWNTGGASSPQSKFGNLIQIPAVVGAVAFGLNGKDGTGAALNILPATPAGGSSGLNLSRNAFCGIASGHITKWNNAILTTLNGGTLGNGNITFVHRQDGSGTTFLLSNALVEQCRYEFGPNSESDATVVSYAFPWTDRSQACTTPLLARGANQLNWPDQFPTDQCGNAVTSPGTFANASGSGALVTLVTSTNGAIGYASQDFWLPVKAGGLKTANLQSQWDITGATGKFQPPTFQGAQKAMATSIPQFDSTSRPNPLTWSLQGVNPNPVVAGSYPISGFSWFEMYQCYQTHSNSNNAFIWFKTFLDYVYGSGSALIMNDNGFAQVPAVWQGEIYTLLNDPTNGIGGSGCTGKVGAY encoded by the coding sequence ATGCGAAACTTGAAAACTTTACTCTTGGGATCGGTTGCGTTCGCTGCGATGGGCGTTGCTTCCGAGTCTGCTCAGGCGCAGTCGGTTGCGTTTGGTGCGGGCGCGACGTTCCCGCAGATCGTCTATCGGCAGTTGATGGACTGCATCTACACCCAGGCCCAGGGCAGCACCGGCAAGCCGGGTCCGATGGCCAAGGCTATGAGCTGCGGTGGCTTCAACACCAGCGGCATCGGCGGCGCGATTCTTTATGCCGCGACGGGTTCGGGCAACGGCAAGACCGTGCTGCGCACCAACGACAAGACCCAGATCGGAACGCCTTCGTCTTCCGCTCCCGCCTACACCAGCAGCAACTTCGGCATCAACAACATCTCCGACTATGATGGCGTGCAGTTTGTCGGCAGCGACGACGTCGTCAACGCGGCCGACATGACCGCCTGGAACACGGGCGGCGCCTCCAGCCCGCAGTCGAAGTTCGGCAATCTCATCCAGATTCCCGCGGTCGTCGGCGCCGTTGCGTTTGGTCTGAACGGCAAGGATGGTACCGGCGCCGCTCTGAACATTCTGCCGGCGACCCCGGCTGGCGGCAGCAGCGGCCTCAACCTGTCGCGTAACGCGTTCTGCGGCATCGCGTCCGGCCACATCACCAAGTGGAACAACGCGATCCTGACCACGCTCAACGGTGGCACGCTCGGCAACGGCAACATCACCTTCGTGCATCGTCAGGACGGCAGCGGCACCACCTTCCTGCTCTCCAACGCGCTGGTTGAGCAGTGCCGTTACGAGTTCGGGCCGAACAGCGAAAGCGACGCGACCGTCGTGTCGTACGCTTTCCCCTGGACCGATCGTTCGCAGGCCTGCACCACCCCGCTTCTCGCGCGCGGTGCGAACCAGCTGAACTGGCCGGATCAGTTCCCGACCGACCAGTGCGGCAACGCGGTGACCAGCCCCGGCACCTTCGCCAACGCCTCGGGCAGCGGCGCCCTCGTCACCCTCGTCACCTCGACGAACGGTGCGATCGGCTACGCGTCCCAGGACTTCTGGCTGCCCGTCAAGGCCGGTGGCCTGAAGACTGCCAACCTCCAGTCGCAGTGGGACATCACCGGCGCGACCGGCAAGTTCCAGCCGCCGACCTTCCAGGGTGCGCAGAAGGCGATGGCAACCTCCATTCCGCAGTTCGACAGCACCAGCCGTCCGAACCCGCTGACCTGGAGCTTGCAGGGTGTCAATCCGAATCCGGTGGTTGCCGGTTCGTACCCGATCTCCGGCTTCTCCTGGTTCGAAATGTACCAGTGCTACCAGACGCACTCGAATAGCAACAACGCGTTCATCTGGTTCAAGACCTTCCTCGACTACGTCTACGGCAGCGGGTCAGCTTTGATCATGAACGACAACGGCTTCGCTCAGGTTCCGGCGGTCTGGCAGGGTGAAATCTACACCCTCCTCAACGACCCGACCAACGGCATCGGCGGCAGCGGCTGCACCGGCAAGGTCGGCGCTTACTGA
- a CDS encoding substrate-binding domain-containing protein, whose product MQIVYRQLMDCIYTQAQGSPGKPGPMAKAASCGGFNTSGIGGAILYAATGSGNGKTVLRTNDKTKIGTPSAGLTVPAQSAPAYTSSNFGINNISDYDGVQFIGSDDVVNAADMTAWNTGGASSPQSKFGNLIQIPAVIGAVAFGLNGKDGAGATLNVLPATPPSGSSGLNLSRNAMCGIASGHITKWNNAILTTLNGGTLGTGNITFVHRRDGSGTTFLLSNALVEQCRYEFGPNNESDATVVSYAFPWTDRSQACTTPLVARGANVVNWPDQFPTDQCGNTVANPGGGHFAGNSFAVDGYEVGTSGSSALVSFVAYTNGAIGYASLDFWEPSRR is encoded by the coding sequence GTGCAGATCGTCTATCGGCAGTTGATGGACTGCATCTATACTCAGGCCCAGGGCAGCCCCGGCAAGCCGGGTCCGATGGCCAAGGCCGCGAGCTGCGGTGGCTTCAACACCAGCGGCATCGGCGGCGCGATTCTTTATGCAGCGACGGGTTCGGGCAACGGCAAGACCGTGCTGCGCACCAACGACAAGACTAAGATCGGAACGCCGTCAGCCGGGTTGACTGTCCCGGCCCAGTCCGCTCCCGCCTACACCAGCAGCAACTTCGGCATCAACAACATCTCCGACTATGATGGCGTGCAGTTCATCGGCAGCGACGACGTCGTCAACGCGGCCGACATGACCGCCTGGAACACGGGCGGCGCCTCCAGCCCGCAGTCGAAGTTCGGCAATCTCATTCAGATTCCCGCGGTCATCGGCGCCGTTGCGTTTGGATTGAACGGCAAGGACGGCGCTGGCGCCACTCTGAACGTCCTGCCGGCGACTCCGCCCAGTGGCAGCAGCGGCCTCAACCTGTCGCGTAACGCGATGTGCGGCATCGCCTCGGGCCACATCACCAAGTGGAACAACGCGATCCTGACCACGCTCAACGGTGGCACGCTTGGCACCGGCAACATCACCTTCGTGCATCGTCGGGACGGCAGCGGAACCACCTTCCTGCTCTCCAATGCGCTGGTTGAACAGTGCCGCTACGAGTTCGGGCCGAACAACGAAAGCGATGCGACCGTCGTGTCGTACGCGTTCCCCTGGACCGATCGTTCGCAGGCCTGCACCACCCCGCTTGTCGCGCGCGGTGCGAACGTAGTCAACTGGCCGGATCAGTTCCCGACCGACCAATGCGGCAACACCGTTGCTAACCCGGGAGGGGGCCACTTCGCCGGTAATTCCTTCGCCGTCGATGGCTATGAAGTCGGTACGAGTGGCAGCAGCGCTCTAGTCTCATTCGTCGCCTACACAAACGGTGCGATCGGCTACGCCTCCTTGGACTTCTGGGAGCCGTCACGGCGGTAG